One Pyrus communis chromosome 13, drPyrComm1.1, whole genome shotgun sequence genomic window carries:
- the LOC137711958 gene encoding cysteine-rich receptor-like protein kinase 1: MQLPIPIPQNLICLFLIFSAFFFSPSVSHPRISEAGRFCGHGKHNSSGNFIPNFVNVMNFISNNVNAKGWGEYIITSPAPEVYALAQCYDDLSPTECSACFAVSRTKLPLCLPSTSARIYLDGCFLGYDDHEFSHQAVDDEYKNVNCGSSRMDASKSRTKEFARKVEGVIRNVTELAVSHGGFGVFGKRGMESVYALAQCWKTINASGCRECLEEAGASLVGCVPGVEGRAMFAGCFLRYSNENFFGIEDGSNDSVRQTVATILIAMASSLLALFGVFMAYKRFYKRTEVYNNPIGISISIHKNNLNFKYEMLERATDFFDASRKLGQGGAGSVFKGVLPDGRTVAVKRLYFNTRQWVDEFFNEVNLISGIHHKNLVRLLGCSIEGPESLLVYEYVANKSLDQVLFGNDTRQILSWQQRFDIICGIAEGLVYLHEGCGVKIIHRDIKASNILLDENLIPKIADFGLARCVGPDKSHLSTGIAGTLGYMAPEYLVRGQLTDKADVYAFGVMVLEIVCGKKNRVFVEGSSSVLYSVWKHYKEKNITETVDSTLKGGFPEREASDVLQIGLMCTQASLAVRPSMAEVVRMLTDEKHVIPSPKQPPFLNASILNSDASKTSIKYTLSQTREGIGSPESSTLREV; encoded by the exons ATGCAATTACCAATCCCAATTCCTCAAAACCTCATTTGCCTATTCCTCATATTCTCCGCATTCTTCTTCTCTCCCTCCGTCTCACACCCTCGAATCTCCGAGGCAGGTCGATTCTGTGGACATGGCAAGCATAACTCCAGCGGCAACTTCATTCCAAACTTCGTAAACGTAATGAACTTCATCTCCAACAATGTCAATGCAAAAGGCTGGGGAGAATACATTATTACCTCACCAGCACCAGAAGTGTATGCCCTTGCTCAATGCTATGATGATCTCTCACCAACCGAATGCTCCGCTTGCTTTGCAGTGTCTAGAACAAAGCTCCCCCTCTGCCTTCCCTCCACCTCGGCTCGTATATATCTTGACGGTTGCTTTCTTGGTTATGATGATCATGAGTTTTCTCACCAAGCAGTTGATGACGAGTACAAGAATGTTAACTGTGGTAGCTCGCGAATGGATGCTTCGAAGTCCAGAACAAAGGAGTTTGCTAGAAAGGTGGAGGGTGTGATTCGAAATGTGACAGAATTGGCTGTAAGTCATGGAGGCTTTGGTGTATTTGGGAAGAGAGGAATGGAGAGTGTGTATGCATTGGCTCAGTGCTGGAAGACAATCAATGCAAGCGGGTGCAGAGAGTGCTTGGAAGAAGCCGGGGCTAGCCTCGTCGGATGTGTGCCTGGAGTTGAAGGCAGGGCTATGTTTGCAGGGTGTTTTTTGAGgtattcaaatgagaacttcTTTGGAATTGAAGATGGTTCAAATGACTCTG tGAGGCAAACTGTAGCTACCATTCTAATTGCCATGGCGAGTTCTTTGCTTGCTCTCTTTGGAGTTTTCATGGCGTACAAGAGATTTTATAAGAGAACTGAAG TGTACAATAATCCAATTGGGATTTCCATCTCTATACACAAGAACAATTTGAACTTCAAGTACGAAATGCTTGAAAGGGCCACCGATTTCTTTGATGCCTCGAGGAAATTAGGCCAAGGAGGAGCTGGTTCCGTATTTAAGGGAGTTCTTCCAGATGGTAGAACTGTTGCAGTTAAAAGATTGTACTTCAATACGCGCCAATGGGTGGACGAATTCTTCAATGAGGTGAATCTCATCAGTGGAATCCATCACAAGAACCTTGTTAGGCTTCTGGGTTGCAGCATTGAAGGTCCAGAAAGTCTTTTGGTGTATGAATATGTAGCCAACAAAAGCCTTGATCAAGTCCTTTTTG GTAACGACACAAGGCAAATTCTAAGTTGGCAACAAAGATTCGATATCATCTGCGGAATTGCTGAGGGACTTGTGTATCTTCATGAAGGTTGTGGAGTAAAAATTATTCACAGAGACATAAAAGCCAGCAACATTCTCCTTGATGAGAATCTTATTCCGAAGATTGCTGATTTTGGACTTGCCCGATGCGTTGGTCCAGATAAATCTCATCTTAGCACAGGAATCGCGGGGACACT GGGATATATGGCTCCTGAATATCTTGTTCGAGGACAACTAACAGATAAAGCTGATGTTTATGCCTTCGGTGTGATGGTTCTTGAGATAGTATGCGGCAAGAAGAACCGCGTTTTCGTAGAGGGTTCAAGTTCGGTTCTCTACTCT GTTTGGAAGCAttacaaggaaaaaaatatCACCGAAACTGTTGATTCGACCTTGAAAGGTGGATTCCCCGAGAGAGAGGCATCCGATGTACTTCAGATCGGGCTTATGTGCACACAAGCTTCTCTTGCAGTGAGACCATCTATGGCGGAGGTGGTTCGGATGCTCACTGATGAAAAACACGTTATCCCTTCACCAAAGCAGCCTCCATTTTTGAATGCAAGCATACTCAACTCAGATGCGTCCAAAACTTCTATAAAGTACACTCTGTCACAAACAAGAGAAGGAATAGGGTCCCCAGAGTCCAGTACTTTGCGCGAAGTGTGA